A single Blattabacterium sp. (Mastotermes darwiniensis) str. MADAR DNA region contains:
- the gcvP gene encoding aminomethyl-transferring glycine dehydrogenase: MNENFFRKKFYSRHIGPSCEEIYEMLKILQCKSIKDLINKTIPKEIRLRERLKLPNSISEYQYLSHIYKISNRNKIYRTYIGLGYKNTITPAVIQRNILENPSWYTPYTPYQSEISQGRLEALINFQTMISDLTGMKISNASMLDEGSSTADAMLMVYKESLKKRRITKKSPYFFVSNEIFPQTLSIIKTRCYGLGINLIEDFHENLKKYKKKEIFGLLLPYPSSSGEIYDYRETVLYAKKKEISVIVSTDLLFLTLLKPPGEFQADVVVGSTQSFGIPMGYGGPHAAFFSTHERYKRFIPGRIIGESIDRKKKKAFRLSLQTREQHIKREKATSNICTSQVLPAIMASMYALYHGPKGLRFIAETIHKYTQKLEFLLVNTIDGIDQMNLFYFDTLRIKIKNHKIFSLEKLKRVSERKKTNFRYIDKNHLTITLDETTLEEDIHHIVSIFREVGLSKKDTEKKFFNNKYKIQNSLKRTSNFLEHPIFHKFHSENELMRYIKRLERKDLSLNHSMIPLGSCTMKLNASSELFSLSQYEWRNIHPFSPKDQTKGYQLVIQKLENYLKEITGFSGVSLQPNSGAQGEYAGLMVIKYYHHFLQEDKRNIALIPSSSHGTNPASAMIAGMKVVLILTKKDGSIDKNDLLKKVKENKDFLSVLMITYPSTHGVYESNIKEIIDIIHEHGGLVYMDGANMNAQIGLMKPAKIGIDVCHINLHKTFAIPHGGGGPGMGPICVAKHLKPFLPNHPFLQKKETDKRTTLTISSSPYGSPLILTISYAYIRMLGPNGLKKCTEISILNANYIKEKLKNYYKILFVGKNDTVAHELIIDCRMFKSIGIEIMDIAKRMMDYGYHAPTISFPVEGCMMIEPTESESKEELDRFIETLINIRKEIDEIEKGLFSSKENVLKNAPHSLSSLTEDNWMYPYTREKAAYPLPWVRERKFWPSIDRIDDGYGDRNFICTCT, from the coding sequence ATGAATGAGAATTTTTTTAGGAAAAAATTCTATTCCAGACATATAGGACCTTCTTGTGAAGAAATTTATGAAATGTTGAAAATATTACAATGCAAATCCATAAAAGATTTAATTAATAAAACAATTCCAAAAGAAATACGTTTAAGAGAACGATTAAAACTTCCTAATTCCATTTCTGAATATCAATATTTAAGTCATATTTATAAAATTAGCAATAGAAATAAAATTTATCGTACTTATATAGGTTTAGGATATAAAAATACTATAACTCCAGCAGTCATTCAAAGGAATATTTTAGAAAATCCAAGTTGGTATACTCCTTATACCCCTTATCAGTCTGAAATATCTCAAGGACGTTTGGAAGCATTGATTAATTTTCAAACTATGATTTCCGATCTTACTGGAATGAAAATTAGTAATGCTTCAATGTTGGATGAAGGATCATCTACGGCAGATGCTATGTTAATGGTTTATAAGGAAAGTTTAAAAAAAAGAAGGATAACAAAAAAATCTCCCTATTTTTTTGTTTCAAATGAAATTTTTCCACAAACATTATCCATTATAAAAACAAGATGTTACGGATTAGGAATAAATTTAATTGAAGATTTTCATGAAAACTTAAAAAAATATAAAAAGAAAGAAATATTTGGGTTATTATTACCTTATCCTTCTTCTTCAGGAGAAATCTATGATTATCGTGAAACAGTTCTATATGCAAAAAAGAAGGAAATATCAGTGATAGTATCCACAGATCTATTATTTTTAACTTTATTAAAGCCTCCTGGAGAGTTTCAAGCAGATGTTGTAGTAGGATCAACCCAATCTTTTGGAATCCCTATGGGTTATGGAGGACCTCATGCCGCTTTTTTTTCCACTCATGAAAGATATAAACGATTTATTCCAGGAAGAATTATTGGAGAATCTATAGATAGGAAAAAGAAAAAAGCATTTCGTCTTTCTTTACAAACAAGAGAACAACATATAAAAAGAGAAAAAGCGACTTCTAATATTTGCACCTCTCAAGTATTACCTGCTATAATGGCTTCTATGTATGCTTTATATCATGGACCAAAAGGTCTAAGATTTATAGCAGAAACTATTCATAAATATACTCAAAAACTTGAATTTTTGTTGGTAAATACTATTGATGGAATAGATCAAATGAATCTATTTTATTTTGACACTCTTAGAATAAAAATAAAAAATCATAAAATTTTTTCTTTAGAAAAATTAAAGAGAGTCTCCGAACGTAAAAAAACTAATTTCAGATATATAGATAAAAATCATTTAACAATTACTTTAGACGAAACAACTCTTGAAGAAGATATTCATCATATAGTTTCTATTTTCCGTGAAGTTGGGTTAAGTAAAAAAGATACAGAAAAAAAATTTTTTAATAATAAATATAAAATACAAAATTCTTTAAAAAGAACCTCTAATTTTTTAGAACATCCAATTTTTCATAAGTTTCATTCTGAAAATGAACTTATGCGTTATATTAAAAGGTTAGAAAGAAAAGATCTTTCATTGAATCATTCTATGATCCCTTTAGGATCATGTACTATGAAACTCAATGCATCTTCAGAATTATTTTCTTTGAGTCAATATGAATGGAGGAACATTCATCCTTTTTCTCCTAAAGATCAGACAAAAGGATATCAATTAGTTATTCAAAAATTAGAAAATTATTTAAAGGAAATCACTGGATTTTCTGGAGTTTCCTTGCAACCAAATTCAGGAGCTCAAGGGGAATATGCTGGTCTCATGGTTATAAAATATTATCATCATTTTTTACAAGAGGATAAAAGAAATATAGCCTTAATTCCTTCTTCGTCACATGGAACTAATCCTGCTTCAGCAATGATAGCTGGGATGAAAGTGGTTTTAATTCTTACTAAAAAAGACGGATCTATTGATAAAAATGATTTGTTAAAAAAAGTAAAAGAAAATAAGGATTTTTTATCCGTATTAATGATTACTTACCCATCTACTCATGGAGTTTACGAATCGAATATAAAAGAAATAATAGACATAATTCATGAACATGGAGGCTTGGTTTATATGGATGGAGCAAATATGAATGCACAAATAGGATTAATGAAACCAGCAAAAATAGGAATAGATGTATGTCATATAAATCTACATAAAACCTTCGCTATTCCTCATGGAGGAGGAGGTCCTGGAATGGGTCCTATTTGTGTAGCCAAACATTTAAAACCTTTTCTTCCCAATCATCCTTTTCTTCAAAAAAAGGAGACTGACAAAAGAACAACATTAACCATATCTTCTTCTCCATACGGATCTCCTTTAATTCTAACAATTTCTTATGCATATATTCGGATGCTCGGTCCAAATGGACTTAAAAAATGCACCGAAATATCTATATTAAATGCCAATTATATAAAGGAAAAATTAAAGAATTATTATAAAATACTGTTTGTTGGAAAAAACGATACAGTAGCACATGAACTGATTATAGATTGCAGAATGTTTAAATCTATTGGAATAGAAATCATGGATATAGCAAAAAGAATGATGGATTATGGATATCATGCACCTACCATTTCTTTTCCTGTAGAAGGATGTATGATGATAGAGCCTACAGAAAGTGAATCTAAAGAAGAATTAGATCGTTTTATTGAAACACTTATAAATATACGTAAAGAAATTGACGAAATAGAAAAAGGTCTTTTTTCTTCAAAAGAAAATGTGTTAAAAAATGCTCCACACAGTTTATCTTCCTTAACGGAAGATAATTGGATGTATCCTTATACTAGAGAAAAAGCTGCTTATCCATTGCCTTGGGTAAGAGAAAGAAAATTTTGGCCATCAATAGATCGGATCGATGATGGATATGGGGATAGGAATTTTATTTGCACATGTACTTAA
- the tsaD gene encoding tRNA (adenosine(37)-N6)-threonylcarbamoyltransferase complex transferase subunit TsaD — protein sequence MKKKLILGIESSCDDTAVAIIQQNRCVLSNVILRQKIHKEYGGVVPELASRFHEKNLFLAVDKAITSAKINRYQINAVSCSLGPGLMGSLLVGVSFAKSFSMGLKIPLITVNHVQAHILVHFIKKANINNYSPKFPFLCLMISGGHTQIIKVNDFFKMEILGSTLDDSVGEAFDKIARVLGFSYPGGPLLDHFSKNGCSNKFMFSKPYVNELDFSFSGFKSHVFQFLNNQSKKDSFFIKKNLSDLCASVQKTIAEILLEKMKKATIKTGIFRIALAGGVSANNEIRRCFILFAKKNKKWKIFIPKKKYSTDNGAMIAITGLLKYEKKIFDSINITPYSKLKKSF from the coding sequence ATGAAAAAAAAATTAATTCTTGGAATAGAGTCTTCATGTGATGATACTGCTGTTGCTATTATTCAACAAAATAGATGTGTATTATCCAATGTCATTCTACGACAAAAAATTCATAAGGAATATGGAGGAGTAGTTCCAGAATTAGCTTCAAGATTTCATGAAAAAAATCTATTTTTAGCTGTCGATAAGGCTATTACTTCTGCAAAAATAAATAGATATCAGATTAATGCTGTATCCTGTTCTTTAGGTCCAGGACTAATGGGATCTTTATTAGTAGGTGTTTCTTTTGCAAAATCTTTTTCAATGGGATTAAAAATTCCTTTAATAACTGTGAATCATGTACAGGCACATATTCTTGTACATTTTATAAAAAAAGCAAATATCAATAATTATTCTCCAAAATTTCCTTTTTTATGTTTAATGATTAGTGGTGGACATACCCAAATAATAAAAGTCAATGATTTTTTTAAAATGGAAATATTAGGATCCACTTTAGACGATTCTGTAGGAGAAGCCTTTGATAAAATAGCTAGAGTATTAGGTTTTTCTTATCCTGGTGGCCCTTTATTGGATCATTTTTCTAAGAATGGATGTTCCAATAAATTTATGTTTTCAAAACCATACGTAAATGAATTAGATTTTAGTTTTAGTGGATTTAAAAGTCATGTCTTTCAATTCTTAAATAATCAATCAAAAAAGGATTCATTTTTCATTAAAAAAAATTTATCCGATTTATGTGCTTCCGTTCAAAAAACTATAGCCGAAATACTTTTGGAAAAAATGAAGAAAGCAACTATAAAGACAGGAATCTTCAGGATTGCTTTAGCAGGAGGAGTTTCAGCTAATAATGAAATTAGACGTTGTTTTATTCTTTTTGCAAAAAAAAACAAAAAATGGAAAATTTTTATTCCAAAAAAAAAATATTCTACAGATAATGGAGCCATGATAGCTATCACTGGACTACTTAAATACGAAAAAAAAATATTCGATTCTATAAATATTACTCCATATTCCAAATTGAAAAAATCCTTTTAA
- a CDS encoding HD family phosphohydrolase has translation MFIKFYKNIVDKIIVTFIAILLLTFFFPRKKFFQYEFYEGKIWNYEDLFSPFNFVIPKNSKDIYLEIMKLKKNREIYCNKNPNVFIITKTKLKKFPFIRNNKFLYKKIHNILNIIYQYGYLDSHDITKRNNISFIFYQKNKYWIPVSYNKIYTFYKVNDLIEKKVHGNNNRRLKKILKNIIVPNLYYKKDYTEKIFHEKIKSITKIKYSIVKGEKIIKKNDVIDGDKFKILSFFIKEYETRIWNKKKYYGLIIGHFLMISIIFSILLLYLFYFQNKIFKNNRKINFLIINILFISLITIITLKYNYKILYSIPFCIIPISIRAFLNLNLSLVIHLITILLLSLIAPNGFEFFFLQIITGFLVMLTRKSIYKMANLFFSVGKITFTYIVTFCSLTLIREGTLEKISLYAFYPFCFSGVLTLLVHPLIFLFERLLNLTSDISLLELSDTNTPILRLLSKNAPGTLQHVLTVSNIAEEAAFSIGANSLLAKIGGIYHDIGKIKNSIFFTENQYNINPHKSLSPKESAKIILEHVSIGIELAKKYHLPDPITDFIRTHHGNSVIHYFYEKQKKEHPNVVVDEKQFQYSGPKPFSKETAIVMICDSVEAASKSIKNPSNKDLENLVENIINKQKKDNQFSNSDITLKEIETIKQVLQKKLINIYHPRIGYPN, from the coding sequence ATGTTTATAAAATTTTATAAAAATATCGTAGATAAGATTATTGTTACATTTATTGCTATTCTATTATTGACGTTTTTTTTTCCAAGAAAAAAATTTTTTCAATACGAATTCTATGAGGGAAAAATTTGGAATTACGAAGATCTATTTTCTCCTTTTAATTTTGTAATTCCAAAAAATAGTAAAGATATTTATTTGGAAATAATGAAATTAAAAAAAAATAGAGAAATTTATTGCAATAAAAATCCAAATGTTTTCATAATTACAAAAACAAAATTAAAAAAATTTCCATTTATAAGAAACAATAAATTTTTATATAAAAAAATTCATAATATTCTAAATATTATATACCAATATGGATATTTGGATTCTCATGATATCACAAAAAGAAATAATATTTCCTTTATTTTTTATCAAAAAAATAAATACTGGATTCCAGTATCGTACAACAAAATTTATACTTTCTACAAGGTCAACGACCTTATTGAAAAAAAAGTTCATGGAAATAATAATCGGAGATTAAAAAAAATATTGAAAAATATTATTGTACCAAATCTTTACTATAAAAAAGATTATACGGAAAAAATTTTCCATGAAAAAATAAAATCCATTACAAAGATAAAATATTCTATTGTCAAAGGAGAAAAAATTATCAAAAAAAATGATGTTATAGATGGAGATAAATTTAAAATATTATCTTTTTTTATAAAAGAATATGAAACTAGAATATGGAATAAAAAAAAATATTATGGGTTGATTATAGGACATTTTTTAATGATAAGTATTATATTTTCTATATTACTTTTATATCTTTTTTATTTTCAAAATAAAATATTTAAAAACAATAGGAAAATAAACTTCTTAATAATCAATATTTTATTTATATCGCTGATAACAATTATTACTTTAAAATATAATTATAAAATATTATATTCCATTCCATTTTGTATCATTCCTATAAGTATTCGTGCTTTTCTTAATTTAAATTTGAGTCTTGTCATCCATTTAATAACTATTTTATTATTATCCTTAATTGCACCAAATGGCTTTGAATTCTTTTTCCTTCAAATTATTACAGGTTTCTTAGTAATGTTAACGAGAAAAAGTATTTATAAAATGGCTAATTTATTCTTTTCCGTAGGAAAAATAACTTTTACTTATATAGTCACTTTTTGTTCACTTACTTTAATACGTGAAGGGACTTTAGAAAAAATATCCTTATATGCTTTTTATCCATTTTGTTTTAGTGGGGTACTTACTTTATTAGTTCATCCTTTGATCTTTCTTTTCGAAAGATTATTAAATCTTACTTCAGATATTTCATTGTTAGAACTTTCCGATACAAATACTCCTATATTAAGATTGTTATCCAAAAATGCTCCAGGTACTTTACAACATGTTTTAACAGTATCCAATATAGCAGAAGAAGCTGCCTTTTCTATTGGGGCTAACTCGTTATTAGCAAAAATAGGAGGAATTTATCATGATATTGGGAAGATAAAAAATTCTATTTTTTTTACTGAAAATCAGTATAATATAAATCCTCACAAAAGTCTGAGTCCAAAAGAAAGTGCTAAAATCATTTTGGAACATGTTTCAATTGGAATTGAATTAGCTAAAAAATATCACTTACCTGATCCTATCACAGATTTTATACGAACACATCACGGAAATAGTGTCATTCATTATTTTTATGAAAAACAAAAAAAAGAACATCCAAATGTAGTAGTAGATGAAAAACAATTTCAATATTCTGGACCTAAACCTTTTTCTAAAGAAACGGCTATTGTTATGATATGTGATTCTGTAGAAGCTGCTTCCAAAAGCATAAAAAATCCATCCAACAAAGATTTAGAAAATTTAGTGGAAAATATTATTAATAAACAAAAAAAAGACAATCAATTTTCCAATTCCGACATAACTTTAAAAGAAATAGAAACAATAAAACAAGTTCTTCAAAAAAAATTAATAAATATTTATCATCCTAGAATAGGATATCCTAATTAA
- the clpP gene encoding ATP-dependent Clp endopeptidase proteolytic subunit ClpP, which produces MNYYKKNSSEFLKFAVKHKRINSLWMDKYIQMMTPYIVEERKLNIAQMDVFSRLMMDRVIFLGTPIEDQVANIVQAQLLFLQSVDPSKDIQIYINSPGGDVHAGLGIYDTMQIVDPDVATICTGMAASMAAVLLCSGVKNKRSGLKHSRIMIHQPVGGTHGQASDIEITVREILKLKKELYEIISKHSGSPIEKIEKDLDRDYWMTSEEAKEYGMIDEVLESKK; this is translated from the coding sequence ATGAATTATTATAAAAAAAATTCTTCCGAATTTTTAAAATTTGCAGTTAAACATAAAAGAATAAACAGCTTATGGATGGATAAGTATATCCAAATGATGACTCCTTATATTGTCGAAGAACGTAAACTGAATATAGCTCAAATGGATGTTTTTTCTCGTTTGATGATGGACCGTGTTATTTTTTTAGGAACTCCTATAGAAGATCAAGTTGCTAATATCGTACAGGCTCAATTGTTATTTTTGCAATCGGTAGATCCATCAAAGGATATACAGATTTACATAAATTCTCCAGGAGGAGATGTCCATGCAGGTTTAGGGATATATGATACAATGCAAATTGTTGACCCAGATGTAGCAACTATTTGTACAGGGATGGCAGCTTCTATGGCCGCGGTTTTACTTTGTTCTGGAGTAAAAAATAAAAGATCTGGATTGAAACATTCTAGAATCATGATTCATCAACCTGTAGGAGGAACACATGGACAAGCTTCAGATATTGAAATTACCGTTCGTGAAATTTTAAAATTGAAAAAAGAACTTTACGAAATTATTTCCAAACATTCTGGTTCTCCCATTGAAAAAATAGAAAAAGATTTAGATAGAGATTATTGGATGACTTCTGAAGAAGCTAAAGAATATGGAATGATAGACGAAGTATTAGAATCTAAAAAATAA
- a CDS encoding sugar phosphate nucleotidyltransferase, with protein sequence MKIIIPMAGEGSRLRPHTINTIKPLITIVGKPILKRLLENLLKFIKGTSIKEIVFIIGEIDKRIEKKLIKISNDIGITEVTIYYQEKPLGTADALLKAKNSLEGPIIVAFSDTLFYHENFELNTNAENIIWTKKVKNISSFGIVECNPSGLITHFIEKPKNNRSNLAIIGIYYFKNSSLLKKELQYILDNNIRNEKEYQLTSALENMRRKGISFTSQQVQKWMDFGNKKKIISSNSKILSIESKHLKLIHPKTIIKNSFIIKPCSIEENTIIDNSVIGPYVSIGKYTRISNSNIEKSLIQNYTEIRYINIYNSMIGSNISYIGKAKEINLGDHSILNF encoded by the coding sequence ATGAAAATTATAATTCCTATGGCCGGAGAAGGATCACGTCTTCGTCCACACACTATAAATACAATTAAACCGTTAATAACCATTGTAGGAAAACCAATATTGAAAAGATTGTTGGAAAATTTATTGAAATTTATTAAAGGGACTTCAATAAAAGAAATAGTTTTTATTATAGGAGAAATAGATAAGAGAATAGAAAAAAAATTAATAAAAATATCTAATGATATAGGAATTACTGAGGTAACAATATATTACCAGGAAAAACCATTAGGAACTGCTGATGCTTTGCTGAAAGCAAAAAATTCTTTAGAAGGGCCCATAATTGTTGCTTTCTCCGATACATTATTTTACCATGAAAATTTTGAATTAAATACAAATGCAGAGAACATTATATGGACAAAAAAGGTAAAAAATATAAGTTCATTTGGAATTGTAGAATGTAATCCATCAGGATTAATTACTCATTTTATAGAAAAACCAAAAAATAATAGATCTAATTTAGCAATTATTGGTATTTATTATTTTAAAAATAGTTCTTTATTGAAAAAAGAATTGCAATATATCCTAGACAATAATATAAGAAACGAAAAGGAATATCAATTAACTTCCGCATTAGAGAATATGAGAAGAAAAGGAATTTCATTTACTAGTCAACAAGTTCAAAAATGGATGGATTTTGGAAATAAAAAAAAAATTATTTCTTCTAATTCGAAAATATTATCCATTGAATCCAAACATTTAAAATTGATTCATCCAAAAACTATCATAAAAAATAGTTTCATTATAAAACCTTGTTCTATAGAAGAGAACACTATTATTGATAATAGTGTCATTGGACCCTATGTATCGATAGGAAAATATACAAGAATCAGCAATAGTAATATAGAAAAATCTTTAATACAAAATTATACGGAAATCAGATATATTAATATTTATAATTCTATGATTGGAAGTAATATTTCTTATATAGGAAAGGCTAAAGAAATAAATTTAGGAGATCATTCTATTCTAAATTTTTAA
- a CDS encoding lipopolysaccharide biosynthesis protein, producing the protein MIQTIIYSIGFILPKIINYAFLKFFTRSLKIEEFSLYTDMYALSFLAIGFLSFGLENTYFRFLSKKNHNKEVLFSTGVIVQLFIISFFLILSVNSIKYLVSIAGYKNHPEYFIMFFLIIFFDTICVLPMAWIRANEMALKYTTINMINILIQSIFVIYMFSLQEIKKETNLIQKFYFSIFELIDSFTDKTGYIFFANMIASLSNFILILPIILRKVTIKKFNKFLAKEMLNYGIPIMLGTIAFSINENLDKILMKRWYSDEINGAYSACYKIASFMSLYIRAFRLGIEPFFFKKSEDADATYYYGEIIYIFIVLGLIFYVLICGNISILIDFLIDKRYHIAIPIIPIVMMGYLFLGIYTNLSIFYKIIDKPIIGTYISLIGVFITILFNVVFILIPNSSFMIPAWGTLFSYVSMVLFLYFWGKKKFLKSYKRTWSILIHLFLAFLLVVYIVNNEKRTDIRIILQLLYFILVFLFEMNNFFSKTEK; encoded by the coding sequence ATGATTCAAACTATAATCTATTCTATAGGATTCATTCTTCCAAAGATTATTAATTATGCTTTTCTAAAATTTTTTACTAGATCTTTAAAAATTGAAGAATTTTCCCTTTATACAGATATGTATGCTCTATCTTTCCTAGCTATAGGATTTCTTTCTTTTGGATTGGAAAACACTTACTTTAGGTTTTTATCTAAAAAAAATCACAATAAAGAAGTTCTTTTTTCAACAGGAGTTATTGTACAATTGTTTATCATTTCTTTCTTTTTAATACTTTCTGTTAATTCAATAAAATATTTAGTGTCTATTGCTGGATATAAAAATCATCCAGAATATTTTATCATGTTCTTTTTAATTATATTTTTTGATACTATTTGTGTTCTTCCTATGGCTTGGATTCGTGCTAATGAAATGGCTCTGAAATACACTACTATAAATATGATAAATATATTGATACAATCTATTTTTGTTATATACATGTTTTCTTTACAAGAAATAAAAAAAGAAACAAACCTAATCCAAAAATTTTATTTTTCAATTTTTGAATTAATTGATTCTTTTACAGATAAAACGGGATACATTTTTTTTGCAAACATGATTGCATCTTTAAGCAATTTTATTTTAATTCTACCTATAATATTAAGAAAAGTAACCATAAAGAAATTTAATAAGTTTTTAGCTAAAGAAATGTTGAATTATGGAATACCAATTATGCTTGGAACCATAGCTTTCTCTATCAATGAAAATCTAGATAAAATTTTGATGAAGAGATGGTATTCTGATGAGATAAACGGAGCCTATTCAGCCTGTTATAAAATTGCTTCTTTCATGAGTTTGTATATTCGTGCATTTCGATTAGGAATTGAACCTTTTTTTTTTAAAAAATCTGAAGATGCCGATGCAACATATTATTACGGAGAAATAATCTATATATTTATTGTACTTGGATTAATATTTTACGTTTTAATATGTGGAAATATTTCTATTCTTATAGATTTTTTAATAGATAAAAGATATCACATTGCCATTCCCATTATTCCAATAGTGATGATGGGTTATTTATTTTTAGGGATTTATACCAATTTATCCATTTTTTATAAAATAATAGATAAACCTATTATTGGAACTTATATATCCTTAATAGGTGTGTTCATTACAATTTTATTTAATGTTGTATTTATATTGATTCCTAATAGTAGTTTTATGATTCCCGCTTGGGGTACTCTTTTTTCTTATGTAAGTATGGTCTTATTTCTATATTTTTGGGGTAAAAAAAAATTCCTTAAGTCTTATAAAAGAACATGGAGTATTCTTATTCATTTATTTCTTGCATTTTTACTGGTAGTATATATAGTGAATAATGAAAAAAGAACAGATATTAGAATTATTTTACAGCTTTTATATTTTATTCTTGTTTTTTTATTTGAAATGAATAATTTTTTTTCTAAGACAGAAAAATAA
- a CDS encoding twin-arginine translocase TatA/TatE family subunit has translation MDFIFMFFVLLGTFGTTEIVVIVILALLLFGGKKIPELMRGLGIGLKEFKKASEKEDSPED, from the coding sequence ATGGATTTCATTTTTATGTTTTTTGTGCTGCTTGGAACATTTGGAACTACAGAAATTGTTGTTATTGTTATTCTTGCACTTTTACTTTTTGGAGGTAAAAAAATTCCAGAATTAATGAGAGGATTAGGAATAGGATTGAAAGAATTTAAAAAAGCTTCTGAAAAAGAAGACTCTCCAGAAGATTGA
- a CDS encoding lytic transglycosylase domain-containing protein has product MQSVSKPLGEQKSSMKNIPIRKLDLNHINIWKKIFGSKKKHLSVKRILSHKKNIIITNINPEKLRYRINHLNQESQIKILKYNTIIHASVEGYLRMDKYIGKILSLSNFYFPMFEEKLETHGIPKELKYIAIIESNLNPTITSKAGAQGIWQFMPKTGKIYDLQINKVYDERNDPVKSTEAACRYFKYLYKKIGNWELVLAAYNAGPKTIDKIIRRHNNKKDFWSLRSSFPKETKNYVPKFIAINYVMNYYKEHNIQPSHFRSIKYKDTVLIPIKGKISLKFFASSLKIPYKDLILLNPQYLVDVIIIPTGERYFLRLPKNKIFLFKEKEKNGYFLKKNE; this is encoded by the coding sequence ATGCAATCTGTCTCAAAACCATTGGGGGAACAAAAAAGCAGTATGAAAAATATTCCTATTCGTAAATTGGATTTGAATCACATCAACATATGGAAAAAGATATTCGGTAGTAAAAAGAAACATTTATCGGTAAAAAGAATTTTATCCCATAAAAAAAACATTATTATTACCAATATAAATCCGGAAAAATTAAGATATAGAATAAATCATCTTAATCAAGAATCTCAAATAAAAATATTGAAGTATAATACCATCATCCATGCTTCCGTAGAAGGTTATCTTCGTATGGATAAATATATAGGAAAAATACTCTCATTGTCTAATTTTTATTTTCCTATGTTTGAAGAAAAACTGGAAACACATGGGATTCCAAAAGAATTAAAATATATTGCTATTATAGAATCTAATTTAAATCCTACCATTACATCCAAAGCAGGAGCTCAAGGTATTTGGCAATTTATGCCTAAAACCGGAAAAATATACGATCTACAAATCAATAAAGTTTATGATGAAAGAAATGATCCCGTTAAATCTACAGAAGCTGCTTGTCGATATTTTAAATATTTATACAAAAAAATTGGGAATTGGGAATTGGTTTTAGCTGCTTATAATGCTGGACCAAAAACTATAGATAAAATTATTCGGCGTCATAACAATAAAAAAGATTTTTGGAGTTTAAGAAGTTCTTTCCCGAAAGAAACAAAAAATTATGTTCCAAAATTTATTGCTATTAATTATGTGATGAATTATTACAAGGAACATAATATACAACCATCACATTTCCGTTCCATTAAATACAAAGATACTGTATTAATTCCTATAAAAGGAAAGATTTCTTTGAAATTTTTTGCTTCTTCCTTAAAGATTCCCTATAAGGATTTAATATTGCTTAATCCACAATATCTTGTAGATGTTATTATTATTCCTACTGGAGAAAGATATTTTTTAAGATTACCAAAAAATAAAATTTTTCTTTTCAAAGAAAAAGAAAAAAATGGTTACTTTTTGAAAAAAAACGAGTAA